A window of Rhinolophus ferrumequinum isolate MPI-CBG mRhiFer1 chromosome X, mRhiFer1_v1.p, whole genome shotgun sequence contains these coding sequences:
- the LOC117030168 gene encoding melanoma-associated antigen B10-like translates to MPRGKKSKHQARDKRYQEREEPRNPAGAQATAAVGGEFCSAFSPRFQSSSAAGSNGNPQGPQRAPSTVTTATRSNEGANYQVEERPRFPQAQPASGRATEPLHRSPLEEKVMLLVYYLLHKYQMKEAITKAEMLRNVIQGYRSCFLEILKRASDHLEMVFGLDVKEMDPYRHIYILVNKLELSYDAMPSDDDRGVPKTGLLMTVLGVIYTKGNCATEEQVWQMLNVIGLYQRRYHFIFGDLKKLITKDLVKEKYLEYRQVPNSDPPHYEFLWGPRSHAETTKMKVLEFLAKIHNTVPSAFTPWYEEAVRDEEERARARAAARARTAAMASARSRAMLSRSSHTK, encoded by the coding sequence ATGCCTCGAGGTAAGAAGAGTAAGCACCAGGCCCGTGACAAACGCTACCAGGAACGAGAAGAGCCCCGGAATCCAGCAGGTGCTCAAGCCACTGCAGCAGTGGGAGGAGAGTTctgctctgccttctctcctcgTTTCCAGAGCTCATCTGCTGCTGGGTCAAACGGCAATCCCCAGGGTCCTCAGAGAGCCCCATCCACTGTCACTACTGCAACAAGATCGAATGAAGGTGCCAACTACCAAGTGGAGGAAAGGCCAAGATtcccccaggcccagccagcCTCCGGGCGTGCCACTGAGCCCCTCCACAGAAGCCCTCTAGAGGAGAAGGTGATGCTCTTGGTATATTACCTACTACACAAGTATCAAATGAAAGAGGCCATTACCAAGGCGGAAATGCTGAGAAATGTCATCCAAGGGTACAGAAGTTGCTTCCTTGAGATCCTCAAGAGAGCCTCTGACCACCTGGAGATGGTCTTTGGCCTTGATGTGAAGGAAATGGATCCTTACCGGCACATCTACATTCTTGTCAACaaactggagctgagctacgaTGCAATGCCAAGTGATGATGACAGAGGGGTCCCCAAGACTGGCCTGTTGATGACTGTTCTGGGTGTGATCTACACCAAGGGCAATTGTGCCACTGAGGAGCAAGTCTGGCAAATGCTGAATGTGATAGGGCTATATCAGCGGAGGTATCACTTCATTTTTGGCGATCTCAAGAAGCTTATCACCAAGGATTTGGTGAAAGAGAAGTACCTGGAGTACCGCCAAGTTCCCAACAGTGATCCTCCCCACTATGAATTCCTGTGGGGCCCAAGATCCCACGCTGAGACCACCAAGATGAAAGTGCTGGAATTTCTGGCCAAGATCCACAATACCGTTCCGAGTGCTTTCACGCCCTGGTATGAAGAGGCTGTAagagatgaggaagagagagcaCGGGCCAGAGCAGCAGCCAGAGCTCGTACTGCTGCCATGGCCAGTGCGCGCTCCAGGGCCATGCTCAGCAGGTCCTCCCACACTAAGTGA